A single genomic interval of Nocardioides palaemonis harbors:
- a CDS encoding DMT family transporter, protein MTTQTGLRRPAPSHLRGLVEVGAASVLWGTGGLAVQLVREHEPLSPIAVSAWRMTLAAAVLLLATLLTRRGPLLLALARSRPRQVLTVGVGTAAYQAFYFVSVTQVGVAVSTVVSLGLAPVLLTVAEAVRARRAPAPSRLAVLGAALVGLVLVSLAGTDAATGPDPVAGVLLAVASGTTYALTTVAGGSVSREADPVVLTSAMTLVGAVVLLPSLALVDGPRTTTDPQALLWLAYLGLLTMALAYVLLYSGLRVVSPSTAVTASLVEPVTAAVVAAVVLAEPLGPTAVVGIVLVLAAVAGLGRPAAAAGPLLPGAEQGAARACLPSPGW, encoded by the coding sequence ATGACGACGCAGACCGGCCTGCGTCGTCCCGCGCCGTCGCACCTGCGCGGCCTCGTCGAGGTCGGCGCCGCGAGCGTCCTGTGGGGCACCGGCGGGCTCGCCGTCCAGCTGGTCCGCGAGCACGAGCCGCTGTCCCCGATCGCCGTCAGCGCGTGGCGGATGACCCTCGCCGCGGCCGTCCTCCTGCTGGCCACGCTGCTCACCCGGCGCGGCCCGCTGCTGCTCGCCCTCGCCCGGTCCCGACCGCGCCAGGTGCTCACGGTCGGGGTCGGCACCGCGGCCTACCAGGCTTTCTACTTCGTGTCGGTCACGCAGGTCGGCGTCGCGGTGTCGACCGTCGTGAGCCTGGGCCTGGCACCCGTGCTGCTCACCGTCGCGGAGGCGGTGCGCGCGCGGCGGGCGCCGGCACCGTCACGGCTGGCCGTGCTCGGCGCGGCGCTGGTCGGACTGGTGCTGGTCAGCCTCGCCGGCACCGACGCCGCGACCGGCCCGGACCCGGTGGCGGGCGTGCTGCTCGCCGTCGCGAGCGGGACGACGTACGCCCTCACGACGGTCGCGGGCGGGTCGGTCTCGCGCGAGGCCGACCCCGTGGTGCTGACCAGCGCGATGACGCTCGTCGGCGCGGTCGTGCTGCTGCCCTCCCTCGCCCTGGTCGACGGGCCGCGCACGACGACCGACCCGCAGGCGCTGCTGTGGCTGGCCTACCTTGGGCTGCTGACGATGGCCCTCGCCTACGTCCTGCTCTACTCCGGCCTCCGGGTCGTCTCACCCAGCACGGCCGTCACGGCCAGCCTGGTCGAGCCCGTGACGGCCGCGGTCGTCGCGGCGGTCGTGCTCGCGGAGCCGCTCGGGCCCACGGCGGTCGTCGGGATCGTGCTGGTGCTCGCCGCGGTGGCCGGCCTCGGGCGGCCCGCCGCGGCCGCCGGGCCCCTGCTGCCCGGTGCCGAGCAGGGCGCGGCTAGGGCGTGTCTCCCAAGTCCGGGCTGGTAG
- a CDS encoding SDR family NAD(P)-dependent oxidoreductase: protein MAIGRQGAAERDLDGARVAVVGATGALGSLVAAELERRGARLLVVGRHADRLAALGAGIPVVADLGDATAGDAVVAAAREHLGGLDGLVNAAGVVAFGPLVETPDEVVEELFLTNVVGPLFLLRRVLPLLEQSQGFVAQLSAVVAERPMAGMAAYSASKAALSAVDAALRTELRRSRVTVVDVRPPHTETGLAGRPLAGTAPRLPQGLAPEDVARRIVDGLAAGEVELPAEAFG from the coding sequence ATGGCGATCGGCAGGCAGGGCGCGGCGGAGCGTGACCTCGACGGAGCGCGGGTCGCTGTCGTCGGGGCGACCGGTGCCCTGGGGTCGCTCGTGGCGGCGGAGCTCGAGCGCCGCGGTGCCCGCCTGCTCGTGGTGGGGCGGCACGCGGACCGCCTCGCCGCCCTCGGCGCCGGGATCCCCGTCGTGGCCGACCTCGGCGACGCCACCGCCGGCGACGCCGTGGTCGCAGCCGCCCGCGAGCACCTCGGCGGCCTCGACGGGCTGGTCAACGCGGCGGGGGTCGTCGCGTTCGGGCCGCTGGTCGAGACCCCCGACGAGGTGGTCGAGGAGCTCTTCCTCACCAACGTCGTCGGGCCGCTGTTCCTGCTGCGGCGGGTGCTCCCGCTGCTGGAGCAGTCGCAGGGCTTCGTCGCCCAGCTGTCCGCGGTCGTCGCGGAGCGGCCGATGGCCGGGATGGCCGCCTACTCCGCGAGCAAGGCCGCGCTGAGCGCCGTCGACGCGGCGCTGCGCACCGAGCTGCGGCGCTCGCGGGTCACCGTCGTCGACGTCCGGCCGCCGCACACCGAGACCGGCCTGGCCGGACGTCCGCTCGCCGGCACCGCCCCGCGCCTGCCGCAGGGCCTCGCCCCCGAAGACGTCGCCCGTCGGATCGTCGACGGGCTCGCCGCCGGTGAGGTCGAGCTGCCCGCGGAGGCCTTCGGGTGA
- a CDS encoding molybdopterin-dependent oxidoreductase, producing MDHTTTTSAPEPGWRRTRHAAYGVLATLVGLAAAHLVAAVTVPAASPVLAVGSTVIDLTPTPLKEWAIRQFGSADKLVLVGSVTVVVLLLAALAGVLSARRPTAGLLVVVGLAGVAGVLAVLRPQAGPLDLLPALVAAIVGAASLWWLHRVDDRGSEGSPPGPGGPTRRGVVLATGGLAAAAVAMGGVGRWVTSYRLGGTDVALPTPNDPAPPLPKGLEATYSGISPLQTPTADFYRVDTRLTLPTVDVDSWTLTIDGDVEKEVTLTFDDLAKMRTIERDITLTCVSNEVGGPYVGSARWLGVPLKDVLDLAGIDATKADQILSTDVDGMTISTPLDVALDGRDAMIAIGMNGSSLSRTHGFPARMVVPGLYGFVSACKWITRMTLTTYDEQQAYWTERDWAIDAPIKLSSRIDTPKPLSESKAGKVVVGGIAWAQHVGIERVEVRVDGEAWKPATLGPQVTDDYWRQWYFEWDATPGQHFLACRAVNKDGDVQTDVRMTPFPEGSSGVQEISVNVA from the coding sequence ATGGACCACACCACGACGACCTCTGCGCCCGAGCCGGGCTGGCGGCGCACCCGCCACGCGGCGTACGGCGTGCTGGCCACCCTCGTGGGACTGGCGGCCGCGCACCTCGTGGCGGCCGTCACCGTGCCGGCGGCGTCGCCGGTCCTGGCGGTCGGCTCGACGGTCATCGACCTCACCCCCACCCCGCTGAAGGAGTGGGCGATCCGGCAGTTCGGCAGCGCCGACAAGCTGGTCCTGGTGGGCTCGGTGACCGTGGTCGTGCTGCTCCTGGCCGCGCTGGCCGGCGTGCTGAGCGCGCGCCGCCCGACCGCCGGCCTGCTCGTCGTGGTGGGCCTCGCCGGCGTCGCCGGCGTGCTGGCGGTGCTCCGGCCCCAGGCCGGCCCGCTGGACCTCCTGCCCGCCCTGGTCGCCGCGATCGTGGGCGCCGCCTCGCTGTGGTGGCTGCACCGCGTCGACGACCGGGGCTCCGAGGGATCGCCGCCTGGGCCCGGCGGTCCGACCCGGCGCGGGGTCGTGCTGGCGACCGGCGGCCTCGCGGCCGCGGCCGTCGCAATGGGGGGTGTCGGTCGCTGGGTCACGTCCTACCGCCTCGGCGGGACGGACGTCGCCCTGCCGACGCCGAACGACCCCGCGCCGCCTCTCCCGAAGGGACTCGAGGCCACCTACTCCGGGATCAGCCCGCTCCAGACCCCCACTGCCGACTTCTACCGGGTCGACACCCGGCTCACCCTGCCGACGGTGGACGTCGACTCGTGGACGCTGACCATCGACGGTGACGTCGAGAAGGAGGTCACGCTGACCTTCGACGACCTGGCGAAGATGCGCACCATCGAGCGCGACATCACCCTGACCTGCGTCTCCAACGAGGTGGGCGGCCCCTACGTCGGCAGCGCCCGCTGGCTCGGCGTGCCCCTGAAGGACGTCCTCGACCTCGCCGGCATCGATGCCACGAAGGCCGACCAGATCCTGTCGACCGACGTGGACGGCATGACCATCTCGACCCCGCTCGACGTGGCCCTCGACGGCCGCGACGCGATGATCGCGATCGGGATGAACGGCTCGTCGCTCTCGCGCACCCACGGCTTCCCGGCCCGCATGGTCGTTCCCGGCCTCTACGGCTTCGTCAGCGCCTGCAAGTGGATCACCCGCATGACGCTCACCACCTACGACGAGCAGCAGGCCTACTGGACCGAGCGCGACTGGGCGATCGACGCCCCGATCAAGCTGTCCAGCCGCATCGACACCCCCAAGCCGCTGTCCGAGAGCAAGGCCGGGAAGGTCGTGGTCGGCGGGATCGCGTGGGCCCAGCACGTCGGCATCGAGCGGGTCGAGGTCCGCGTCGACGGCGAGGCCTGGAAGCCGGCCACCCTCGGCCCGCAGGTCACCGACGACTACTGGCGCCAGTGGTACTTCGAGTGGGACGCCACACCCGGCCAGCACTTCCTGGCCTGCCGCGCGGTCAACAAGGACGGGGACGTGCAGACCGACGTCCGGATGACGCCCTTCCCCGAGGGCTCCAGCGGCGTCCAGGAGATCTCGGTCAACGTCGCCTGA
- a CDS encoding HelD family protein: protein MSEELEAREIALEQAYVDEVYVQLEASMVNARALATEGRNRGKLEHEGGLVERDAMVFQAAKRIAQLDAAHEGLVFGRLDLDPEIDAEPRYIGRIGVRNADRDVLLIDWRAPAAGVFYQATAATPQGVVRRRVLRSQHRTVVGVEDELLDQEAETQLPIVGEGALMAQLSRARDRSMHSIVATIQAEQDQAIRAPGKGVVSISGGPGTGKTVVALHRAAFLLYSDRRRYEGGGVLVVGPSGVFMRYIERVLPSLGETAVALRSLGEVVGGVRATRHDEPAVADVKGATRMAELMRRTARQHAPGAPTSFRIYWRDETIVLDPGLLGRLRRQLMSQGRRNRQLPRVAKTLLDAMWRQVTGERGKERGRESFEDDMLGHAGFVEFASAWWPPLDAQTVFSWLREPEFLARVGEGVVSREEQLLLTKSWSSGDLSIEDVPLLDELRYAIGDVPQRSDDERDLDETGLLEGGVDLQELTTISEREYAPGGRQWAPPTHRIEDDGYAHVLIDEAQDLTPMQWRMVGRRGRTASWTIVGDPAQSSWPDAPEAAAARAEALEGKELHEFHLSTNYRNSAEIYAFAADYARRVGLDADLPDAVRRTGEEPRVVSLAGDSLVEEGAQRPSRDLEAAVREAVTTIADRVQGTVGIVVPVARRSEVNAWLASWPEHADDAAGARAAVDSTVTPSGDDRIVVLTGLDTKGLEFDGIVVVTPQEIEDESATGRATLYVVLTRATQLLTTVG, encoded by the coding sequence GTGAGCGAGGAGCTCGAGGCGCGCGAGATCGCGCTGGAGCAGGCGTACGTCGACGAGGTCTACGTGCAGCTGGAGGCGTCGATGGTCAACGCCCGGGCGCTGGCGACCGAGGGGCGCAACCGCGGCAAGCTGGAGCACGAGGGCGGGCTCGTCGAGCGCGACGCGATGGTCTTCCAGGCCGCCAAGCGGATCGCCCAGCTCGACGCCGCCCACGAGGGCCTGGTCTTCGGCCGGCTCGACCTCGACCCGGAGATCGACGCGGAGCCGCGCTACATCGGGCGCATCGGCGTCCGCAACGCCGACCGCGACGTGCTGCTGATCGACTGGCGCGCGCCCGCCGCCGGCGTCTTCTACCAGGCCACCGCGGCCACCCCGCAGGGCGTCGTGCGCCGCCGGGTGCTGCGCTCGCAGCACCGCACGGTGGTCGGCGTCGAGGACGAGCTGCTCGACCAGGAGGCCGAGACCCAGCTGCCGATCGTCGGCGAGGGTGCGCTGATGGCGCAGCTCTCCCGGGCGCGCGACCGCTCGATGCACTCGATCGTCGCGACCATCCAGGCCGAGCAGGACCAGGCGATCCGCGCGCCCGGCAAGGGCGTCGTGTCGATCTCCGGCGGCCCGGGCACCGGCAAGACCGTCGTCGCGCTCCACCGCGCGGCGTTCCTGCTCTACTCCGACCGCCGCCGTTACGAGGGCGGCGGCGTCCTGGTCGTCGGCCCGAGCGGCGTCTTCATGCGCTACATCGAGCGGGTCCTGCCCAGCCTCGGCGAGACCGCGGTCGCGCTGCGCTCGCTCGGCGAGGTCGTCGGCGGCGTCCGCGCGACCCGCCACGACGAGCCGGCGGTCGCCGACGTCAAGGGCGCCACCCGGATGGCCGAGCTGATGCGCCGCACCGCCCGCCAGCACGCCCCGGGCGCGCCCACCAGCTTCCGCATCTACTGGCGCGACGAGACGATCGTGCTCGACCCCGGCCTCCTGGGCCGGCTGCGCCGCCAGCTGATGTCGCAGGGACGCCGCAACCGCCAGCTCCCGCGGGTCGCCAAGACGCTGCTCGACGCGATGTGGCGCCAGGTGACCGGCGAGCGCGGCAAGGAGCGCGGGCGCGAGTCGTTCGAGGACGACATGCTCGGCCACGCCGGGTTCGTCGAGTTCGCCTCCGCGTGGTGGCCGCCGCTCGACGCCCAGACGGTCTTCTCCTGGCTGCGCGAGCCGGAGTTCCTCGCCCGCGTCGGCGAGGGCGTCGTGAGCCGCGAGGAGCAGCTGCTGCTCACCAAGTCGTGGTCGTCCGGCGACCTGTCCATCGAGGACGTCCCGCTCCTCGACGAGCTGCGCTACGCGATCGGCGACGTGCCGCAGCGCAGCGACGACGAGCGCGACCTCGACGAAACCGGCCTGCTCGAGGGCGGCGTCGACCTGCAGGAGCTCACCACGATCTCCGAGCGGGAGTACGCACCGGGCGGGCGGCAGTGGGCGCCGCCGACCCACCGCATCGAGGACGACGGCTACGCCCACGTCCTGATCGACGAGGCGCAGGACCTCACGCCGATGCAGTGGCGGATGGTCGGTCGTCGCGGGCGCACGGCCAGCTGGACCATCGTCGGCGACCCCGCCCAGTCGTCGTGGCCCGACGCCCCCGAGGCCGCCGCCGCGCGCGCCGAGGCGCTGGAGGGCAAGGAGCTCCACGAGTTCCACCTGTCCACCAACTACCGCAACTCGGCCGAGATCTACGCCTTCGCCGCCGACTACGCCCGCCGCGTGGGCCTCGACGCCGACCTCCCCGACGCGGTGCGCCGCACCGGCGAGGAGCCGCGCGTCGTGTCGCTGGCCGGCGACTCGCTGGTCGAGGAGGGCGCGCAGCGCCCGTCACGAGACCTCGAGGCCGCCGTGCGCGAGGCCGTGACGACGATCGCCGACCGCGTCCAGGGCACCGTCGGCATCGTCGTGCCGGTCGCCCGCCGCTCGGAGGTCAACGCCTGGCTGGCGTCGTGGCCCGAGCACGCGGACGACGCGGCCGGAGCCCGCGCGGCCGTCGACTCGACCGTCACCCCCAGCGGTGACGACCGGATCGTGGTGCTCACCGGCCTCGACACCAAGGGCCTGGAGTTCGACGGCATCGTGGTGGTCACCCCGCAGGAGATCGAGGACGAGTCCGCCACCGGCCGGGCGACGCTCTACGTCGTGCTCACCCGCGCGACGCAGCTGCTCACCACGGTCGGCTGA
- a CDS encoding fasciclin domain-containing protein produces the protein MNTKLRTRSMGLAALALTASMGLAACGSEDDTTSASDETTSSASPSESMSESPMESESAEPASDAPFGPGCSGVPTDPSDPGSVEGMAQDPVATAASNNPLLKTLTAAVKEAGLVDTLNSTDNLTVFAPTDDAFAAIPKKDLNALLADKEALTKVLTHHVIGERLSPEDVAGEHETLAGDMLTVDGSGEDFTIGDASVVCGNVQTANATVYVVDQVLMPQM, from the coding sequence ATGAACACCAAGCTCCGCACCCGCTCGATGGGCCTCGCCGCCCTCGCCCTGACCGCGTCGATGGGCCTGGCCGCCTGCGGCAGCGAGGACGACACCACCAGCGCGTCCGACGAGACCACCTCGAGCGCCTCGCCCAGCGAGTCGATGTCCGAGTCGCCGATGGAGTCCGAGTCCGCCGAGCCGGCCTCCGACGCTCCGTTCGGCCCCGGCTGCTCCGGCGTGCCGACCGACCCGAGCGACCCGGGCTCCGTCGAGGGCATGGCCCAGGACCCGGTCGCCACCGCCGCGTCCAACAACCCGCTGCTCAAGACGCTGACCGCCGCGGTCAAGGAGGCCGGCCTCGTCGACACGCTCAACTCGACGGACAACCTGACCGTGTTCGCGCCCACCGACGACGCGTTCGCCGCGATCCCGAAGAAGGACCTCAACGCGCTCCTCGCCGACAAGGAGGCCCTGACCAAGGTCCTCACCCACCACGTCATCGGCGAGCGCCTCAGCCCCGAGGACGTCGCGGGCGAGCACGAGACCCTCGCGGGCGACATGCTGACCGTCGACGGCTCCGGCGAGGACTTCACCATCGGTGACGCCAGCGTCGTGTGCGGCAACGTGCAGACCGCCAACGCCACGGTCTACGTCGTCGACCAGGTCCTGATGCCGCAGATGTGA
- the sigK gene encoding ECF RNA polymerase sigma factor SigK, whose translation MNHVKPVPDGAPEGAPSGGEPAQLADLLRRSALGDETAFAELYDATSARAYGLALRVVRNPAHAEEVVQEAYLDAWRSSTRYDPARGSAAGWLLTIVHRKAVDRVRSVEAATARDETWNRETTPTDHDQTAEAAHASLDAARVRNAVATLTDVQRRAVELTYFGGYTHTEVAALLDVPLGTAKTRIRDGLIRLRDLMGVAS comes from the coding sequence GTGAACCACGTGAAGCCTGTACCGGACGGGGCGCCCGAGGGCGCCCCGTCCGGGGGCGAACCAGCCCAGCTGGCCGACCTGCTCCGGCGGTCCGCCCTGGGTGACGAGACGGCCTTCGCCGAGCTCTACGACGCGACCTCCGCGCGGGCGTACGGCCTCGCGCTCCGCGTCGTGCGCAACCCGGCCCACGCCGAGGAGGTCGTCCAGGAGGCCTACCTCGACGCCTGGCGCTCCAGCACCCGCTACGACCCCGCCCGGGGCAGCGCGGCCGGCTGGCTGCTGACCATCGTGCACCGCAAGGCCGTCGACCGGGTCCGCTCGGTCGAGGCGGCCACGGCGCGCGACGAGACGTGGAACCGCGAGACGACGCCGACCGACCACGACCAGACCGCCGAGGCGGCCCACGCGTCCCTCGACGCGGCCCGGGTCCGCAACGCCGTCGCCACGCTGACCGACGTACAGCGCCGCGCGGTCGAGCTCACCTACTTCGGCGGCTACACCCACACGGAGGTCGCCGCACTGCTCGACGTCCCGTTGGGCACCGCCAAGACACGTATCCGAGACGGACTGATCCGCCTACGCGACCTGATGGGAGTGGCCTCATGA
- a CDS encoding enoyl-CoA hydratase-related protein: protein MTDASTELVHYAVSDAVATLTLDSPANRNALSKQLVTELHAHLERAGSDDSVRVVLVESSGKVFCSGADLSEATTEGMEVGARRIVDLQRLIVTLEKPVVTKNLGAVRAGGIGIIAAADVAVSADDATFALTEVKLGLAAAIISLTVHHRMNPRSASLTTLGGEVFTGAEAAAYGLVTKAVPADRLDDEVAAICASLATGAPQGLRESKRILNGDLVARIDVLGDEMATTSARLFASDEAREAMTAFLARKK from the coding sequence ATGACCGACGCCTCCACCGAGCTGGTCCACTACGCCGTCTCCGACGCCGTCGCGACCCTCACCCTCGACAGCCCGGCCAACCGCAACGCGCTCAGCAAGCAGCTGGTGACCGAGCTCCACGCCCACCTCGAGCGGGCCGGCAGCGACGACAGCGTCCGCGTCGTCCTCGTCGAGAGCTCGGGCAAGGTCTTCTGCTCCGGCGCCGACCTCTCCGAGGCGACCACCGAGGGGATGGAGGTGGGCGCGCGCCGCATCGTCGACCTGCAGCGCCTCATCGTGACGCTCGAGAAGCCGGTGGTCACCAAGAACCTCGGCGCGGTGCGCGCCGGGGGCATCGGGATCATCGCGGCCGCGGACGTCGCGGTCAGCGCCGACGACGCGACCTTCGCGCTCACCGAGGTCAAGCTCGGGCTGGCCGCCGCGATCATCAGCCTGACCGTCCACCACCGGATGAACCCGCGGTCGGCGTCGCTGACCACCCTCGGCGGAGAGGTCTTCACCGGCGCCGAGGCGGCGGCGTACGGCCTGGTGACGAAGGCGGTGCCCGCCGACCGGCTCGACGACGAGGTCGCCGCGATCTGCGCGAGCCTGGCCACCGGCGCCCCCCAGGGCCTGCGGGAGTCCAAGCGGATCCTCAACGGCGACCTGGTCGCGCGCATCGACGTGCTCGGCGACGAGATGGCCACGACCAGTGCGCGGCTCTTCGCCAGCGACGAGGCCCGCGAGGCGATGACGGCCTTCCTGGCGCGGAAGAAGTAG
- a CDS encoding anti-sigma factor, whose translation MSSDLHKLTGAYAVDALDDLERARFEHHLSSCEDCRAEVAELRETAALLADTTAVAPPASLRESVLAGISQVRPLPPEVPAAAPAADETHGGRRRWTPFLVAAALALIVGIGAAVTQPWAGPEGGNLTAAEQVLQADDARKVVHDLGDAGRATVTWSKGEDRAVITTEDMVSAPDGKAYELWFVGKDGSYTSAGLMPDAADQTVVLDGTTAGAAAVGITVEPETGSVQPTTDPIAVFDLTQAA comes from the coding sequence ATGAGCAGCGACCTGCACAAGCTCACGGGCGCGTACGCCGTCGACGCCCTCGACGACCTCGAGCGGGCGCGCTTCGAGCACCACCTCTCCTCGTGCGAGGACTGCCGCGCCGAGGTCGCCGAGCTGCGCGAGACCGCGGCGCTCCTCGCCGACACGACGGCCGTCGCGCCGCCCGCGTCGCTGCGCGAGTCCGTCCTGGCGGGCATCTCCCAGGTCCGTCCGCTCCCTCCCGAGGTCCCCGCAGCCGCTCCCGCCGCCGACGAGACCCACGGTGGGCGGCGACGGTGGACGCCCTTTCTGGTCGCGGCGGCGCTCGCCCTCATCGTCGGCATCGGCGCGGCGGTGACCCAGCCGTGGGCCGGGCCCGAGGGCGGCAACCTGACCGCTGCCGAGCAGGTGCTCCAGGCCGACGACGCCCGGAAGGTCGTGCACGACCTCGGTGACGCCGGCCGGGCGACGGTGACCTGGTCGAAGGGTGAGGACCGCGCGGTCATCACCACCGAGGACATGGTCTCCGCCCCCGACGGCAAGGCCTACGAGCTGTGGTTCGTCGGGAAGGACGGCAGCTACACCTCCGCCGGCCTGATGCCGGACGCCGCCGACCAGACCGTCGTGCTCGACGGCACGACCGCCGGCGCCGCCGCGGTCGGGATCACCGTCGAGCCCGAGACCGGGTCCGTCCAGCCCACCACCGACCCGATCGCCGTCTTCGACCTGACGCAGGCCGCATGA
- a CDS encoding NAD-dependent epimerase/dehydratase family protein yields the protein MASSQTVGRILVTGGAGFIGTTLARALADSAERWVVLDNLHPQVHPGSVPPADLPASVDLRVGDVTSAADLDAVVADLRPDTVVHLAAETGTAQSLSESTRHGLVNVVGTTQLVDAFTRAGHVPAHVVLTSSRAVYGEGVWRNPDGSTFQPGLRTHAQLEAGRWDHGDGATHVPNSVAGTHPSPINVYGATKLAQEQILSAWTGSHDTRLSVLRLQNVYGPRQSLSNPYTGIVSLFSRLAREGGSIPLYEDGDITRDFVHIDDVVSALVAAIAAPPAGHLRTLDVGSGVRTTIGDLAREIAAYHSAPEPHVTGQYRDGDVRHASCTVDDTLRALDWSPRVGLREGVAGLQEWIATQLD from the coding sequence GTGGCTTCCTCGCAGACCGTCGGACGCATCCTCGTCACCGGGGGCGCCGGGTTCATCGGCACGACGCTGGCGCGTGCGCTCGCCGACAGCGCCGAGCGCTGGGTCGTGCTCGACAACCTGCACCCGCAGGTCCACCCCGGCTCCGTCCCGCCCGCCGACCTCCCCGCCTCGGTCGACCTGCGCGTCGGTGACGTCACCAGCGCGGCGGACCTCGACGCCGTCGTCGCGGACCTGCGCCCCGACACGGTGGTGCACCTCGCCGCGGAGACCGGCACCGCGCAGTCGCTCTCGGAGAGCACCCGCCACGGCCTGGTCAACGTCGTCGGCACCACCCAGCTCGTCGACGCGTTCACCCGCGCCGGGCACGTGCCCGCCCACGTCGTGCTGACCAGCTCGCGCGCGGTCTACGGCGAGGGCGTGTGGCGCAACCCCGACGGGTCCACCTTCCAGCCGGGTCTGCGCACCCACGCCCAGCTCGAGGCCGGCCGCTGGGACCACGGCGACGGCGCGACCCACGTGCCGAACTCGGTCGCCGGCACCCACCCCAGCCCGATCAACGTCTACGGCGCCACCAAGCTCGCCCAGGAGCAGATCCTCTCCGCGTGGACCGGCTCCCACGACACCCGGCTGTCGGTGCTGCGGCTGCAGAACGTCTACGGCCCGCGGCAGTCGCTGTCGAACCCCTACACCGGCATCGTCTCCCTCTTCTCGCGGCTGGCCCGCGAGGGAGGCTCGATCCCGCTCTACGAGGACGGCGACATCACCCGCGACTTCGTCCACATCGACGACGTGGTCAGCGCGCTCGTCGCGGCGATCGCGGCCCCGCCGGCCGGCCACCTGCGCACCCTCGACGTCGGCAGCGGCGTCCGCACCACCATCGGCGACCTCGCCCGCGAGATCGCGGCCTACCACTCCGCTCCCGAGCCGCACGTCACCGGCCAGTACCGCGACGGCGACGTCCGGCACGCGTCCTGCACCGTCGACGACACCCTCCGCGCGCTCGACTGGTCGCCGCGCGTCGGTCTGCGCGAGGGCGTCGCCGGGCTGCAGGAATGGATCGCCACTCAGTTGGACTGA